The genomic region TCGTCCTTGTTGTAAGGCTCTAGCAGGATCTCGGTTAGGCTTCTTTGGACAATCCTTCGCAATGTGCCCCGTTTCTCTGCAAACAAAACAAGTGTGTGCTCTGAACTGACACGGCCTACCGAGGTGATCATTTTCACACTACCTACATAACTGATTCATACAGCCTTGCTGGGGTTGCTTGCCAAGGTTCTGCCTCAGTCGACCTCCGTTCCTAAAAGTAGATCTACCAGAGGCGTTCCCAACTCGTTGATTACCGCGCTGAGATACTCCAGAATTCTTGAAGGGCAACCTCTGTTGAAATACAGATCAGTGAAAGTTGCTAGCATTCCTTTGTGGCAAGTTTTGACGATCCATCATCGTTGCCGCCATCTTTTTCTCACAGTCTTCTAAAGTTGTCTCTTGTTGACAAGCTTTGCGGAATTCTAAACCTCTAAAGGCTTTAAAGAGTGAATCAGCTCATCGCAAAGTGCTCTTTCATACTTCAAACATTTCTATTCTTCAAAAATATTAGGATCTCCTTGGCAAATCTTCAAAAAATGACATAGATCTTCGAATTTTTGAGTATACTCAGCAATTGACATGTTTCCTTGACTCAGTTGCATCAACTCTATCTCCTTAGCTTTGCGACTAGACTTTGGTAAGTATTTCTTATAAAACTTTTCCTTGAAATCTTCCCAAAGAATCTCCTCCATATCTTGCCGCCACAACCTCTGCACTCCATGCCACCGGTGCTCAGCCTTTCCTTCCAACATATATGTTGTGAACTTAATGGACCGTACTTCGGGTATTTGTTGTGCCCTCAATGACTTCTCTATTCCCCGAAAACAGTTGTCCACCTCGGTTGCCACAAGCGTCCCCTTGAACTTGGGCGGGTTCAACTTCAGGAATGTCGCCGGAGTCATTGGCTTGTCATTGTTTTCCACACCTCCAACGTCATTACCATCTTCCATATGTACCCCACTGCTAGTCCTGTTACGCTCGCCATTCCTATCTCCTACGGTATTACTCGAACTGTAGTAGTCGTCATTTCACGTATAGCCTCAAACATGGTGTTCATTGCTGTCATAAAGGCATTAGGATCGTACGTTGGAACACCTCTCGGAACCTCACGTCGTCTATTGTGACCTCGTCCTTGTGTAGCCATCTAGACCTTATTCACACTCAACAATCAATGTTAAGCTTATCAGTCTCAATATATCAAGTTAAACTATGAATAGTTCCTGAAATGGATACACAGGGACAGTCATGTAGTCTATATCACAAagatatcctataagcatgagacacaTCATAGAATAGCAATGAAGCATGATTTAGTTGATTACTCAGGCTCTAGTAGCAACGAATTGTTTTGATACTAaattgtaatgacccaatttcCAGTATGGCATGCTCATACCGAAACATCGAGTGTTACCAACTTGAAACTACACTGACTCTGTTATTAATAATATCAAGCCTGTAATCGGGTTAACAGAActcaatttttatgaaaaaccatccttaaagaaaataaaatcgcaACCAAAGAGAAACGCGAGATTACGCAAACTAAAACGATAAATAGATACATACaaaaatacatatatacaacTCAAAATATCTCCGGGGTCTAGCCCATATAGGAAGCCCCTAACCTGAGGCCCAGACTAGCCGAGTCTTCAAACCTTGTCTCTCAAAAAACAAAAGTGATAGTCTAAAAGAAACACTAAACTGGAGAGCTGCCAAAAGAAGATGCTGATGTCACTACCTAGTCGCTCTCAGAAGTCAAGTCCATGATCTCTATATCCATCTCGGGATCCTAATCGTCCTTTAAAGTCAGATCCACAATCTTTATCTCCTCATTAGGGTCTTCCTCCTCCTCAACATCCTCGTCGTCATAAATAACGATGACCTCTGGTGTACTTTGGGGACTACCACCACTACTGTTGCCTGCGAAAGCTGTACCACTAGGAGGAATCTGCTCAACTGCTGAGGGCTGACCAAACGCCGTGACAGAAGTTCCAATAGGCTGTACCACTAATTAtatctttcatattttattttaataatatatttcaattaaatcattaataccactttaataatttttgttattaaaatagtGCTTTCTaccaaagaatatatatatatacacacacgctttgatttaataaattattacttTAATGCATTATGATGTTATATATGTCTAATTGTATAATTTTATTATTCAAAAATGCTAttcgtacactaaaatcagtcattaaaatcaagcaccaatgtatttgtatataaatacatgtatggtttcatttatttttaatgtgtatttgtattccaacatgtattttatactggtggctgattttggtgtacacgtagcatagtcATTCATTATTTGGTTATATATGTCTAACATCATctttttttatttgcatattcaACCttgagaaaaagataaataggtcCTTAACTTTTTAACTTGAAGACAAATAAATTTATgactaattaaaaatacaaaaacatccAGCACCTTTTAAAATGTGAGATATCTAAGTCCTTTCGTCCAAAATATACTAAGACAAATAGGTCTCCCGAAAAGACTTAGATGTTTCGCATTTTAAAAGGTTAGggatgtttttgtatttttaattagtgAATGACTTATTTATCTTCGAGTTAAAAAGTCAATAAGGACCTATTTGTCGTTTTCTTTTCAacttttaataatatatttttatttatgaatagattattttctactttaatatgcatatgatgaatatttaattttatatttttgtattattcaataaatataattaatatgatattatttctattatttaAGCATNNNNNNNNNNNNNNNNNNNNNNNNNNNNNNNNNNNNNNNNNNNNNNNNNNNNNNNNNNNNNNNNNNNNNNNNNNNNNNNNNNNNNNNNNNNNNNNNNNNNNNNNNNNNNNNNNNNNNNNNNNNNNNNNNNNNNNNNNNNNNNNNNNNNNNNNNNNNNNNNNNNNNNNNNNNNNNNNNNNNNNNNNNNNNNNNNNNNNNNNNNNNNNNNNNNNNNNNNNNNNNNNNNNNNNNNNNNNNNNNNNNNNNNNNNNNNNNNNNNNNNNNNNNNNNNNNNNNNNNNNNNNNNNNNNNNNNNNNNNNAGTTTTTtattcataaataaattattttttactttgATATATATGatgaatatttaattttataattttagattATTGTATAAATATAATTAGTATGATCTTATTTCTATTATTTGAACATTAATAATGCCtttatgaatattttttattgCATAATTCACTTTGACAGAAAAAAAGATTTATGAAAATTTAAACTTGAGCTCTTACTATGATTAAgctcaaattttaatttattttgtcatattatataaatattaaattatttgatTAAACACTTATTTGATTATGATATGACATTATATATAacttttattttggtaattaaatTTCAGTTGCTACCCAAATGTTATATTTTAGATAAGAGATGTGCAATTTCACCAACAGAATATGTAGTTGATCATGACTGTGGTTTTACCGAATTATCCTTCCCGTATTTTCCATTCTGATGTGCGGCTCACATCTGATATCTCTCACCTCTCTCTTCACTCGTTTTCCCccaaaacttaaattctatctATTTGATTTATTCCCAAAGAATATAATTCGCTTTTTTCCTTTTATACAAAAATCTCATGTATGTGCATTGTTTATCCTCCTCAATGCCACAACGAAATCGCAGCGCCACAACAAAATCGTGGTGCCACAACGAAATCGGGTGTGATAGTTAACTCCCATGACTATTACATTACTGCGTTTGAGGTAGCCTTCAACCCTCTGCTATTTTATGCTATTTGTCGTTTTACTTGGCTGAACTCAATTTTGATATTTAAGATTTGATTGGATGATTATATCAATACTTGTGATTTTGACGATTTCGGAGTTTGAGATCAATTGTTAATGAAGTTTGGTGGGGGAACACGGGGTAGTGTTACCCAGCCAATTTTTTGTTTTCATCCATTTAATTCGTGTTAATTTAggatttcatcaatttaattcaTAATTCATGTTTGATGTTAATTCTGTTAGACTGGACACCCAGGGGGTTTCGTGGGCTTTCACACGAGCCATGTGAGAAAGCGATTCTATTTGACACAGCTTGTGCGAGAAGTCAGATGTTTGTCACACAATCCTATGAGAAAGCGGCTCGCTTTTACACATTCCATGCGAAAGATTAGATGACTGTCACGTGGCCCTTGGGATAGGATAGAGTGCTGTTACATGCCTTGTGTGAGAGATCAAATAGAAGAGGATTGTGACATGGCCCATGTGTGAGATCAGACTGATGTCACATGGCCTGTGTTAAAATATTAGACTTATATTTTAAGTTTCAATATTAAATTAAACCAATTAAGAAGTGACTTATGGAAATTAGTTAGGGTAGTTGCAACCAATATAGTGGCTTTAAAATACTTTTTCAGTTATTTATCATTGGTTAGTTTGGAGGCAGAGTTTTTCGGTTATCATCTGGACCAGAAAATGGTTATTTTGCAAAGTAGTCATTTGGTTTTCCACTTAAGTTCTTTTGGTTGTATTTAAGTGTATTTATTTGATTTCATGCATTTTGTTTGATTCTGTTTATGTTGTTGGTTTAGGCATTTATTCTTAAATGTTAACTTTGTCGACTCCTTTGTGATTTTCTTCTAGGGAAGTTTTTGAAGTGTGTTATCAATTGAGATACCGTCCTGGAATCAGATATTGGTGATGATATTTCTGTTGTTAGCATGGAATTTGAGTCTCTGGATGCAGTAATTGAATTCTACAACACCTACGCAAGAAGAATTGGCTTTGACTAGAGGAATAGTAGTTTGAAAAATAATGCCAATGGAGTTGTATACTATGTTATGCTTGTCTGCAACCGGGAGGACAACTATACTAATTTGAGGTTATTGAGGAGAAATAAGGTTATTTCTATCCAGGTTAAAAGAACTTGCCAAATTAATTCTCAAGCCGATATTTGAGTGTCTAAAACATTTTAGAAGCTACTTAACTATGTCGGCGGGCTAGATGTGAGAAATTTCATTGATTTGGATATGAGGTAAATTGGGAAAGGAGGCGATGGTAAAGTGGTGATGGACTATTTCAAACGGATGAAGGAGCGAGACAACCGTTTTTACTATGATGTTGATTACAATAAAGAATGTCAAATTATTCGGATTCTTTTTGCTGATCTTCGGAGGATTGCCTCATATGAGTACTTTGGGGATGTTGTTAGCTTTGATACGACATACCTAACAAACAAGTATGACATGCCATTTGCTGCCTTTGTCAAAGTGAACTATAACAGGCAATTTGTACTTCTTGGATGTTGGTTACTTAACTCCGAAAATAGGCTTCATTTGTGTAGTTATTTAATTCCCAGGTGAACTATATGTCCAAAAGGCCGCCAGCAGCTATTGTTACTAACTAATATCCCTCTATGCAAGCTACTATTAGGAAGGCCTTGCGACATATTAGGCATAGGTGGTGCTTGTGGCATTTAATGAAGAAGGTTCGTGAGAAGTTGAAAGGATATGGTTGCTATAAAGAAATTCAGGTTACAATGAGTAAAGTTGTCCACCGAAGTTTGACTATAGAGGAGTTTAAAGACAAATGGATAGGTTTTGTGAACGCCTACTGTCTCGAGGATAACAATTGGTTCCAAGGGCTGTGAAATGATCGCAGATACTAGGTTACAGTGTATCTAAAGGGTGATTTTTGGGCTGGAATATCATCTATGCAAAGAAGCGAGAGTTTCCATTTTTTGTTCGACAAGTATTTGAACCCACAAACAACCATGGCCAAATATTTAAGCCAATACAACAATGCTCTAATATTTAGGGTGAAAAAGGAGGCCGCTAAAAAGTTTGACTCTCTGAACAAGGTTAAGCCATGCTGCTCCAACAGCAAGATTGAAGTGCAGTTTTAGTCCGAATACACCAATGACATCTTTCAGAAGGTGTAGCGTGAATTTTGAGAGAAGATGAACTGCATTGTCTCGTTGATCCGGGATGAAGATAATAACCAAGTCCATAAGGTAGTCCATGATGTGAAGATAGATAGTATGTCGATGACAAGAAGTCAGGAACCGAGTCAATGTTCAAGAGGGAAGGAGGTTATGTATGGTGTAACTGCCTGCTATTTGAGTTCAAAGGCATTTTATGCTATCATACACTGGCTGTGCTTCAACGGGAGAGAGTTTCGACTGTCCCTAATCGATATTTGCTTTTGAAGTAGAGCAAGAGAATTTTCAGAGGGCATTCCACCATCACGAGTTGCTACATGGTAGACCATAGACTGCCGTACGTAAAGCATTATGATCGTCTTCGGGACCATTTCAGCAAGGTTGTGAAAGTAGTTCTACACTCTGAGCAGTACAACGACCTCCTGCACAACTTGCTCAAGGAGTTCTGTGTTGGCCTTTCCCAAAACATTCTTTGCAGCGACTGTGGTGCATCCTTTAATTGTGGTGGAAAAGGAGTAAGCGAGTGTGGTAGAGTTGAAACTGATGCCAATCTCATCATCCATGGTCCCAAGAGGCTTAAACAGAAGGGCCGCCCCTCAAAGGCTAGAAAGATTTTGACTTTTGAATGTGAATTTGAAAAATGCAATAAGCATTCGCTAAAGACGCATGTGGAATCTAATTCTAACAATTAGGGGAGTAAAAATGTCAAGAAGCAACGAAAAATATATCTGTGATGGACGTCAAGCAGGTAAGTTATCGTTGAAGTTTATTGCTCAGTTACTTCCATGTTTTGGCTATAATAGTAATTGAATGATAAGTTTAATTGTCTTCTAGTGTGGTCACGACCAAGGCAATTTCGGTGGTCCCTGCAACAACATCGTAGTGGAGTCATTCGTGGAGGTCATAGCCGACCAAGAATATGGTAACATAGCCGTCACGGTGTGTTTCGATGCATCAATCTCAATTAGTTTGGGATTAGTATTTTAGAATCGACCATACAGATGGGTTACTGAGCAGATGAATACACTTATGGTGACTCAACGATATTTGTGGCACTGCAATGTATTTTAATTGTTAAACCTCTTTAATAGATTATTCATCTTGAAAGCGTCTAATACTTGTTGTGAGAAACTTGAAATAAGGCGCTGCCCGTGCTGTGGTTATTATTgtgacaattttttttatttccgaTGATCCTTCATTGTTGTTATGCTAGACTACTTATTTACTCTTCTTCCTGTTTTCTTGTTATGCATGTATGTTTTGCATATTCGGTCAAGGGGGATCTAGCAAGATGTAGCAGACGCGTGGCCAGGCTCAAATTTTAcaagaacaaattttttgtcATTGTTTTAGTCAACCGACATCTCAAGTTCTTATCTAATTGATTTTTCTATGCATAATTCAACCACTGAGACTATCCAAAGGGCATCAATGGTTTCACTTTTAGACTCATTGGATTTCTTTCATTCTAATTTGTTAATCGTTGGGCTAGTGGAGGCTATGCTATCTGTATGATTCCTTTTTTTTCTTGGAATGGTTGACACAACACGATGACAGTCTATTAAATCCATGCCGTGGACTTGATTTATGCTCATGGTAGTGCTGTTGGGGTTCTTGGTCTTGCGCAAAGCCAATTTTTTTGTGTATTAggagtttttttattatttcgtTTAAATTAGGCATGCGGGTTGTGTTAGCATT from Arachis ipaensis cultivar K30076 chromosome B02, Araip1.1, whole genome shotgun sequence harbors:
- the LOC107627190 gene encoding protein FAR1-RELATED SEQUENCE 6-like, producing the protein MDYFKRMKERDNRFYYDVDYNKECQIIRILFADLRRIASYEYFGDVVSFDTTYLTNKYDMPFAAFVKVNYNRKALRHIRHRWCLWHLMKKVREKLKGYGCYKEIQSKRIFRGHSTITSCYMVDHRLPYVKHYDRLRDHFSKVVKVVLHSEQYNDLLHNLLKEFCVGLSQNILCSDCGASFNCGGKGVSECGRVETDANLIIHGPKRLKQKGRPSKARKILTFECEFEKCNKHSLKTHVESNSNN